One part of the Eucalyptus grandis isolate ANBG69807.140 chromosome 10, ASM1654582v1, whole genome shotgun sequence genome encodes these proteins:
- the LOC104423848 gene encoding tropinone reductase homolog At2g29290, whose amino-acid sequence MLAVSSLFDGKLNILINNVGTLGTTGGMPTVDYTAEDFSFIMTTNFESAYHLSQLAHPLLKASGTGSIVFLSSVCGIVSLGLGSIYSATKGAMNQLTKNLACEWAKDNIRSNSVAPYFILTPLTEPLLCSEEYHKEAIARAPLGRTGEPKEVSSLVAFLCLPAASYITGQTICVDGGFTVNGFSFPKA is encoded by the exons ATGCTCGCCGTGTCCTCCCTCTTCGACGGCAAGCTCAACATCCTA ATAAACAACGTTGGGACTCTGGGGACAACTGGTGGAATGCCGACCGTGGATTACACGGCGGAAGATTTCTCCTTCATCATGACTACTAACTTCGAATCGGCTTATCACTTGAGCCAGCTCGCGCATCCTCTTCTCAAGGCTTCGGGAACCGGAAGCATCGTGTTCTTGTCATCCGTCTGCGGTATTGTTTCACTCGGCCTCGGATCAATTTATTCAGCCACAAAAG GAGCAATGAACCAGTTGACCAAGAATTTGGCGTGCGAATGGGCTAAGGACAACATAAGAAGCAACTCTGTTGCACCTTATTTTATTCTGACTCCATTGACCGAGCCT CTACTTTGTAGTGAGGAGTACCATAAGGAGGCAATAGCAAGGGCGCCGCTCGGTCGCACAGGAGAGCCGAAGGAGGTGTCGTCACTTGTGGCCTTCTTGTGCTTGCCGGCAGCCTCCTATATAACGGGGCAGACCATTTGTGTCGATGGAGGATTCACTGTCAATGGCTTCTCCTTTCCTAAAGCATGA